In the genome of Actinomadura luzonensis, the window GACCATGGACGGGCCGGTGCGCCCGTCGTGCGTGGCGGCGCTGCCCAGGATCACCGCGTACGGCCGGTCGCCGTCGGCCAGGGCCCGCGCCAGCGGCTTGAGCACGATCGCCACGACGCCCTCGCTGCGCACGTAGCCGTCGCCCGACACGTCGCCGAAGCGGCACCTGCCCGACCCGGACAGCACCCCGGCGTCGGCCAGCGAGACGTACAGGTCGGGCACGATCTGCAGGTTGGCGCCGCCGACCACGGCCAGGTCGATCTCGCCCGACCACAGCGCCCGGCAGGCCACGTGCACGGCCGTCAGCGACGTGGCGCAGGCGGCCTCCACGCCCATGCTGGGGCCGCGCAGGTCGAGCCAGGTGGAGACGCGGCCGGGGAAGATGCCGCTGACGGCCGCCCCGAGCGCCGCGTGCATGTCGTACATGTCCGCCCTGCGCAGGACATCCCAGTAGCCGGAGGGCAGCAGGCTCGTGTAGACCCCCGTGTCGGTGCCGGCCAGGCCGGCGGCGGGCAGGCCGGCGTCCTCGATGGCCTCCCAGGTGACCTCCAGCAGGATCCGCTGCTGCGGATCCATCCGCACCGCCTCGAACGGCGTGATGCCGAAGAAGCGGGCGTCGAACCCCGTGATGTCGTCCAGGTAGCCGCCCGCCCCCTCCAGCACCCCGGGCCGCGGCCGGCGGGTGCTCGCGCCGAGGTCGAACCTGTCCTGGGGGATCACGCCGATCACGTCCCCGCCCTCGCTGACCACCCGCCACAGCTCCGCGGGGCTCTGCGCGCCCGGCAGCCGGCAGGCCGCGCCGACGATGGCGATGGGATCCCGCTCGCGATTCACGTGCATGAGTCCCGTTCCTGTCCGCGTCCGGGAGACGGAAATTCCGTGGCCCCCCGGGCGCTCTCGTAATGGCTCCACGACATCCCCTAAGGTCCGGGTCGCCGCCGCGGGGTGTCAATTGACAGATGACGAAATACCGAGCCGCCGCCGCGAATTCCGGTAATGGTCAGGCGGGCACCGGGAAATGGATGACCAGCCCGATCATCGGCTCGTCCGGGGTGACCAGCAGCGCCATGCGCAGCGTGTGCAGGCCCCGCTTGGGGTGGCGGAAGCGGCGCGTGATGGTGCGGTGCTCCTGCACGTCGTGGCGGCGCCACAGGGTGGCGAACAGCGGGCTGATGCGGGCGAACTCGGCGACCCTGGCGGTCAGCCCCTCGTCGTGCGGCCACTTGGCCAGCTCGGAGCGCCAGCGGGCGACGACGTCGGTGGTGACGCGCTCCCAGTCGGGCAGGCGCTCCTTGGCCTTGGGCGAGACCAGCAGCCAGCGCAGCATGTTGCGGTGCTCGGGGCAGTAGCCGGCCCAGTCGTCGTACCACTCGGTGCACGCGCGGTTCCAGGCGGTCAGGTTGCAGTGGATGTCGGTGGCGTAGACCGGGTACTCGCTGTCGTTCATGAGGCCGACCAGCGGGCCCATCACCTCGCCCGACCAGGCCGGGCCGTCCAGCGGCTGCGGGTTGGTCACCTGGCCGTGGACCAGGGTGTGGATGTAGCGGCGCTCGTCCTCGCTGAGGTCGAGCACCCGCGCCAGGCTGTCGAGCACCTGCACCGAGGGCTTGATGTCGCGGCCCTGCTCCAGGTACGTGTACCAGGTCGGGCTCAGCCCGGCCAGCACCGCGACCTCCTCGCGGCGCAGCCCTTTTGTCCGGCGGCCCCCGCCCGTCGGCAGTCCCACCTGCTCGGGCATGACGCGCGCGCGTCTGCTGCGCAGGAAGCGCGCCAGTTCCTGACGGCTCCAGTTGTCGCCTGACACGCGGACCCCCTGGATTCTCCCCGCTGCGTCGGCAGGTCGATCGGCTCGGTCCGAGTCTATGGGCCTTGTCGGATATTTGTCACGAAGGGTTGATTTCGTCAATTCGCCGTTGACATTACGGCATCATGCTAAAAGCATGAATTCTTGACTTTCTCTCTGGGGGATCGACGGCATGAAGTGGCATTTCGTCGGGCGGCGCGACCAGGTCGCCGCGATTCGGACGGTCCTCGCGACCGACGGCTACCGGCCCATAGTGGTCACGGGAGAGCGCGGCGCGGGGCGGACCCGGCTGGCCGAGCGGGTGCTGGAGACGCCCGAGGCGGCCCGGCACACGGTGGTGCGGCTCGACCCGCGCGAGTCGCCCGGCGGGCTCGCCGCCCGGGTCCGCGCGGCCGGGCGGCCCGCCGGGCCGCTGCTGCTGGTCATGGACGACGCGCAGGCCGGCTCGCACGAGAGCCTCCAGGCGCTGCGCGCGCTGGCCGGCGGCGGGCGGCGGGCCAAGGTGCTGGTCACCACCGTCTCCGGGGCGGCGGCCCGGCGTCCCGACCCGGTGGACTGCCTGCGCTTCGAGCCGAGGGCGCACACGGTCGAGGTGCCGCCGCTCACCGCCGCCGAGATGGGCGTGGTGCTGGCCGGGGTGACCGGCGGGCACGTGCAGCAGGCCACCGCGGGCGCCCTCCACGCGGCCACCGGCGGCAACCCCGGGCGGCTGCACGACCTGCTGGTGGGGCGGGGGCTGGGGGAGCGCCTGGTCAGGGGCCGGGCGGGCTGGGAGTTCGCCTGCGCCGCCGAGTGGCGCGAGGGCGCCGGGGTGACGCGGCCGGGCGAGGGCGGGGGCGCGCGGCCGGGTGAGCCGTCGGCGGTCGCCCCCGCGTCGTCGCCGCTCGTGCCCGCGGGGGCGTCGCCGCTGGTTGGGGCGGCGTGGGAGGCGTGGGCGGCGCCGGCCTTCGACCGGGCCTTCGAGCTGTGCAAGGCCGCCGCCTGGTGCGGGGAGGGGCACGCGGTCGCGGTGCCGCTGGCCCACCTGCTGCTGCTGCGCGGCCGGGGCCGGGACAGCACCTCGTTCCTGGACTCGCTGCCCGCGCCGGTCGTCGCGGGCACGCCGCACCTGGCGCTGGCCCGCGCCGTCAACCTGGCCTGCGGGCAGGGCCGGCCGGAGGCCGCGGCCGAGTTCCTGCTGCGGTGCGCCGTCGCCGCCGGGCCGGGCACCCGCCCGCTGCTGCTCGCCTACCGGGCCTGGATCCTGGCGCTGACCGGCCGCGCCGGGGCCGAGACCCGGTCCCTGGCCCGGCCGGACCGGGAGACCGCGCTGTTCGTGCACGCCGCCCAGGCGATGGCCGGGCTGCGCAGCCGTCCCGACGAGGCGGTCTTCCACCTGCGCCGCGCCCTCGCCCTCACCGCCGCGGGCAGCGCGCCCGGGAGCGCTCCCGGGAGCGCTGTCGGCAGCGCTGTCGGCAGCGCGGTCGGCCCGCCCTGGCTGCCGCCGCACCTGACGGCGTGCCTGATCGACGCCCTGCTGCTGGCCGGCCGGGCGGCGGAGGCGACCCTGCTGGCGACCGGCTTCCACCGGGGCGAGCCGCACTCGGGCTGGGACGTCGCCGTCGCGATGACCATGGTCGCCGCGTGAGGGCCGCACCTGGACCCGGGCCCGGGCAGCCGGACGGACCGCCCGCCCCCTGCGGGCGGCCGGTCCTTCGGGAGGCGGGCTCAGACCGGGTCCGACTCAGACCGGGGTCCGGCTCAGGGCCAGCGTGGTGATGTCGTCGGACTGCTCGGCGGTGCCGACGAAGGCGCGCACGGCGCTGTCCACCGCCGACAGCAGCCCCGGCGCGTGCGGCGCCGCGCCGCCCAGCACCTGCTGCAGGCGCGGCGTGCCGTACAGGGCGTGGGCGGCGTTGCGGGCCTCGACCACGCCGTCCGTGTACGCGAACAGCGCGTCCCCCGGCCCCAGCCGCACGTGCCCCAGCGTGTACGTGCTGTCGGCCAGGATGCCCACCGCCGGCCCGGTCGGCGGCAGCAGGATCTGCCGCCCGTCCGCGCGCACCACGACGGGCGGGTTGTGCCCGCCGTTGATGTACACGAGATCCCCGGAGGCCGGGTCGAGCACGCCGAAGAACATCGTGGCGAAGTACGCCTGCTTGAGATGGTTGCGGGCCATGTAGCGGTTGGTCCCGACGACGGCCTGGATGAGCGGCCCGGCCCCGAGCGACAGCAGGGGCAGCGAGGAGGCGCCGCCGCCCGGGGTGATGCCGAGCGCCAGGGCCGCGTCGTCGTCGCCGACGTCCTGGACCAGGCCGGTGTGCTCGGCCGTGTGCCGCAGCAGGGTCCTGATCAGCGCCATGAACAGCGCCGCCCCCACCCCCTTGTCGCACACGTCGGCCACGACCAGCGCCAGGCGCCGCCCGTTGACGATGGTGAACACGTCGTAGAAGTCGCCGGCCACCTGCCGGGCCGGGCGGAAGCTGGCCGCGATCTCCCAGCCGTCCAGGGCCGGCATCGACTCGGGCAGGAACCCGGCCTGGATCTCCCTGGCGATGCTGAGCTCCCGCTCGTACTCGCGCAGGCTGGCCAGCGCCGCCATCTCCTCCACGGCCGTGCTGAGCTGCCAGCGCTCCCAGCAGGAGTTGGCCCGGCTGCGCAGCAGGCCGGGCAGGAACGGCCGGGTCACGAAGTCGAAGCCGCCGCGCACGCACTCCTCCAGCGCGGCGAGGTCGTCGTCGGGGAAGGCGACGATGGTCGGCATCCGCCCGTCCACCAGGAAGCGCTGGCTCACCAGCGCCATCCGCTGCAGTCCGAGGGCGGCCGAGATGAGCAGCAGGTCGGGATGCGGGTGGCGCACCATCAGGTCGTCGGGCTCGACGCGCTGGACGTCGAAGCCCTCCTTGCGCAGCGCCCCGGCGAGTTCGAGCACCGCCGGGGAGGCGGGTTCAGCCGGTTCGGCGACCACCAGGGCCGTCGGCATGCTTACCTCCAAGCACGTGCATGATCAGGATGTTGCGGTTGCGGCCGCCGGCGTACTCGTAGCGGAACTCGTCGACCTTGCCCATCGCCAGGAGCAGCCCGTAACCGCCTTCCTCGCGCTGTCCGGGCGGCGGCGCGAGCCGCGGCGCGGGGTCGTAGCAGGCGGGGTCGAACGGGGGCGCGTCGTCCTCGACGCTGACCCGCAGCCGGTCGTGCTCGATCTCGCCGGCCAGCTCCACCACGCCCGGCCGGCCCCGGTAGCCGTGCTGGACGATGTTCGTGGTGATCTCGTCCGTGGCCAGCCGCAGCCAGTACGCCCGGCGGGGGGACAGCCCCGCCTCCTCTGCCAGCGCCTCCACGAAGTCGGCCACCACGCCCGGCAGGGACGGGTGCGGGACGTCGATCTTGAGCCGGCAGGCCAGCATCATTGCATCACGATGCTGCGGTCGAAACCGGTGAGCCGGATCGTCTCGGCCACCTCCGGGGTGGTGCCCACCAACGTGATCTCCGAGCCGCGCGGCAGCTTCTGGTGCGCGAACAACAGGCAGCGCACGCCGGCCGACGACATGTACGTCAGCTCGTCCAGCAGCAGGACCAGCTTGTCCACCTGACGGCCCACGGCCTGCGTCACCAGGTCGTTGAGCTGGGGCGCCGACCGGCCGTCGAGCTCGCCCGCCAGCCGGATCGTGGCGGTCTCGCCCTCCACGTCCATCTTCATCTTGCACGTCATGGCGTTGTTCCTCTCATCAACTAGCGCGTGACCAGGATCACGACGCTCCTGGGGCCGGCGACGAGCTGCGCCTGGTTGGCCAGCGGGGGCTCCTCGCCCGGCTCGAAGGCGTCCACGGGCGGGGCCGCGCCGGTGTCGGCGAACAGGTGCCAGCGCTGCCCGCGCGGCGCCTCGGGGAGCTCCAGCGCGTGCGGCTCCCAGTGGGCGTTGGCGGCGACGTACACGCAGTCGCCGCCGCCGCCGTCGAACATCGCGGCCAGCACCCGGGAGTGCGCCGACCAGTCCGGCTGCCAGGCACGCACCCCGTGCCAGTGCACCGAGGCGGGCGAGCCGCCGCGCAGCACCGGGTGCGCGCGCCGGAAGGCGACGGCGCGCCGGGTGAAGCGGAACAGGTCCGCGTTCTCCTCCAGCAGCCCCCAGTCCAGCCAGGTCAGGGGGTTGTCGTGGCAGTAGGCGTTGTTGTTGCCGCGCTGGGTGCGGCCCAGCTCGTCGCCCGCCAGCAGCATGGGCACGCCCCGGCTGGCCAGCAGGAGCAGCAGGGCGTTGCGCTGCTGCCGGGCGCGGGTGGCGAGCACCGCCGGGTCGTCGGTGTCGCCCTCCGCGCCGCAGTTCCACGAGTGGTTGCCGTCGTCGCCGTCCCGGTTGCCCTCGCCGTTGGCCTCGTTGTGCTTGTGGTCGTAGGAGACCAGGTCGCGCAGGGTGAAGCCGTCGTGCGAGGTGACGAAGTTGACGGTGGCGGCGGTGCCGCGGCGGCTGTACATGTCGGGCGAGCCGACCATGCGGGTGGCCAGCTCGCCGGTGACGCCGAGGTCGCCCTTGACGAAGCGGCGCACGG includes:
- a CDS encoding ATP-binding protein, coding for MMLACRLKIDVPHPSLPGVVADFVEALAEEAGLSPRRAYWLRLATDEITTNIVQHGYRGRPGVVELAGEIEHDRLRVSVEDDAPPFDPACYDPAPRLAPPPGQREEGGYGLLLAMGKVDEFRYEYAGGRNRNILIMHVLGGKHADGPGGRRTG
- a CDS encoding ATP-binding protein, with the protein product MKWHFVGRRDQVAAIRTVLATDGYRPIVVTGERGAGRTRLAERVLETPEAARHTVVRLDPRESPGGLAARVRAAGRPAGPLLLVMDDAQAGSHESLQALRALAGGGRRAKVLVTTVSGAAARRPDPVDCLRFEPRAHTVEVPPLTAAEMGVVLAGVTGGHVQQATAGALHAATGGNPGRLHDLLVGRGLGERLVRGRAGWEFACAAEWREGAGVTRPGEGGGARPGEPSAVAPASSPLVPAGASPLVGAAWEAWAAPAFDRAFELCKAAAWCGEGHAVAVPLAHLLLLRGRGRDSTSFLDSLPAPVVAGTPHLALARAVNLACGQGRPEAAAEFLLRCAVAAGPGTRPLLLAYRAWILALTGRAGAETRSLARPDRETALFVHAAQAMAGLRSRPDEAVFHLRRALALTAAGSAPGSAPGSAVGSAVGSAVGPPWLPPHLTACLIDALLLAGRAAEATLLATGFHRGEPHSGWDVAVAMTMVAA
- a CDS encoding STAS domain-containing protein produces the protein MTCKMKMDVEGETATIRLAGELDGRSAPQLNDLVTQAVGRQVDKLVLLLDELTYMSSAGVRCLLFAHQKLPRGSEITLVGTTPEVAETIRLTGFDRSIVMQ
- a CDS encoding helix-turn-helix transcriptional regulator, encoding MSGDNWSRQELARFLRSRRARVMPEQVGLPTGGGRRTKGLRREEVAVLAGLSPTWYTYLEQGRDIKPSVQVLDSLARVLDLSEDERRYIHTLVHGQVTNPQPLDGPAWSGEVMGPLVGLMNDSEYPVYATDIHCNLTAWNRACTEWYDDWAGYCPEHRNMLRWLLVSPKAKERLPDWERVTTDVVARWRSELAKWPHDEGLTARVAEFARISPLFATLWRRHDVQEHRTITRRFRHPKRGLHTLRMALLVTPDEPMIGLVIHFPVPA
- a CDS encoding PP2C family protein-serine/threonine phosphatase, with the protein product MPTALVVAEPAEPASPAVLELAGALRKEGFDVQRVEPDDLMVRHPHPDLLLISAALGLQRMALVSQRFLVDGRMPTIVAFPDDDLAALEECVRGGFDFVTRPFLPGLLRSRANSCWERWQLSTAVEEMAALASLREYERELSIAREIQAGFLPESMPALDGWEIAASFRPARQVAGDFYDVFTIVNGRRLALVVADVCDKGVGAALFMALIRTLLRHTAEHTGLVQDVGDDDAALALGITPGGGASSLPLLSLGAGPLIQAVVGTNRYMARNHLKQAYFATMFFGVLDPASGDLVYINGGHNPPVVVRADGRQILLPPTGPAVGILADSTYTLGHVRLGPGDALFAYTDGVVEARNAAHALYGTPRLQQVLGGAAPHAPGLLSAVDSAVRAFVGTAEQSDDITTLALSRTPV